A part of Amblyraja radiata isolate CabotCenter1 chromosome 23, sAmbRad1.1.pri, whole genome shotgun sequence genomic DNA contains:
- the ccn5 gene encoding CCN family member 5 isoform X2 — MWNLGVNSALAVYIVLCNACKVGAQPCLYPCRCPRIPPRCPPGSSLVADPCGCCRVCARQLGEYCTRSDVCDPERELYCDYSNSYAGNTGICTSLEAETCEFNGVLYKDGDVFQPSCKHHCWCSDGGIGCIPRCSEDIRLPGPDCPHPKRVEIPGECCPQWICEKQDNGIFGNALAAFRSEVFNGRYPSSVLYNCLEQSSGWSACSRSCGMGISTRVSNKNHRCVLETQSQLCLVKPCQQDHARPAYTMLTDHHGLPFGETMNPSQSADTRNCRCWFID; from the exons ATGTGGAATCTCGGGGTTAATAGCGCGTTAGCCGTTTATATTGTCCTCTGCAATGCATGCAAG GTTGGTGCCCAGCCTTGCCTCTACCCCTGCCGCTGTCCCCGGATCCCACCCCGCTGCCCTCCGGGATCTTCACTGGTTGCCGATCCCTGCGGTTGCTGCCGGGTTTGTGCGAGACAATTAGGAGAATACTGCACCAGATCGGACGTGTGCGACCCTGAACGGGAGCTCTACTGCGACTACAGCAACAGCTACGCTGGCAACACAGGGATCTGTACCT CGCTTGAAGCTGAAACTTGTGAATTCAATGGGGTGCTCTATAAGGATGGTGATGTATTCCAGCCCAGCTGTAAACATCACTGTTGGTGTTCAGACGGAGGAATTGGTTGCATTCCACGCTGCAGTGAAGACATCCGCCTACCCGGACCGGATTGTCCTCATCCAAAACGTGTGGAGATCCCTGGAGAATGCTGTCCTCAATGGATATGTGAGAAGCAAGACAATGGTATCTTTGGCAATGCCTTGGCAG CGTTCAGATCGGAGGTATTCAACGGACGATATCCCTCCAGTGTGCTTTACAATTGCCTGGAACAGAGCAGTGGGTGGTCTGCCTGCTCCCGGAGCTGTGGCATGGGGATCTCCACACGGGTTTCCAATAAGAATCACCGCTGCGTTCTGGAGACACAAAGCCAACTTTGTCTAGTGAAGCCATGCCAACAGGATCATGCAAGGCCAGCCTACACG ATGCTAACGGACCATCATGGTTTGCCATTTGGGGAAACAATGAACCCATCCCAAAGtgcagacacgaggaactgcagatgctggtttatagattAA
- the ccn5 gene encoding CCN family member 5 isoform X1, with translation MWNLGVNSALAVYIVLCNACKVGAQPCLYPCRCPRIPPRCPPGSSLVADPCGCCRVCARQLGEYCTRSDVCDPERELYCDYSNSYAGNTGICTSLEAETCEFNGVLYKDGDVFQPSCKHHCWCSDGGIGCIPRCSEDIRLPGPDCPHPKRVEIPGECCPQWICEKQDNGIFGNALAAFRSEVFNGRYPSSVLYNCLEQSSGWSACSRSCGMGISTRVSNKNHRCVLETQSQLCLVKPCQQDHARPAYTARRFCKPTTRALQPTHFEYNNCVSLKSYRPTYCGSCSDNRCCTPYKTGTQSIEFVCKHGRVVHQPMMFIITCACHYNCSHAYK, from the exons ATGTGGAATCTCGGGGTTAATAGCGCGTTAGCCGTTTATATTGTCCTCTGCAATGCATGCAAG GTTGGTGCCCAGCCTTGCCTCTACCCCTGCCGCTGTCCCCGGATCCCACCCCGCTGCCCTCCGGGATCTTCACTGGTTGCCGATCCCTGCGGTTGCTGCCGGGTTTGTGCGAGACAATTAGGAGAATACTGCACCAGATCGGACGTGTGCGACCCTGAACGGGAGCTCTACTGCGACTACAGCAACAGCTACGCTGGCAACACAGGGATCTGTACCT CGCTTGAAGCTGAAACTTGTGAATTCAATGGGGTGCTCTATAAGGATGGTGATGTATTCCAGCCCAGCTGTAAACATCACTGTTGGTGTTCAGACGGAGGAATTGGTTGCATTCCACGCTGCAGTGAAGACATCCGCCTACCCGGACCGGATTGTCCTCATCCAAAACGTGTGGAGATCCCTGGAGAATGCTGTCCTCAATGGATATGTGAGAAGCAAGACAATGGTATCTTTGGCAATGCCTTGGCAG CGTTCAGATCGGAGGTATTCAACGGACGATATCCCTCCAGTGTGCTTTACAATTGCCTGGAACAGAGCAGTGGGTGGTCTGCCTGCTCCCGGAGCTGTGGCATGGGGATCTCCACACGGGTTTCCAATAAGAATCACCGCTGCGTTCTGGAGACACAAAGCCAACTTTGTCTAGTGAAGCCATGCCAACAGGATCATGCAAGGCCAGCCTACACG GCGAGGAGGTTTTGCAAGCCGACTACAAGAGCACTTCAACCAACTCACTTTGAATACAACAACTGCGTCAGTTTGAAGAGTTACCGGCCCACCTACTGTGGGTCTTGCTCTGACAATCGCTGCTGTACTCCATACAAAACCGGAACACAGAGCATCGAGTTCGTATGCAAGCACGGCAGGGTTGTCCACCAGCCAATGATGTTCATCATCACCTGTGCCTGCCATTATAACTGCTCACACGCTTACAAATAA